TCACCAGAAAGGTTCAAGACTCAAGAGATACCAACGTAAGCCCAACGGTAAAGAGTAACGAAAGTCTCTCCGtcaatatataattcatttaaacAATGTTAAAGGTTTTCTTTATACTtgaaaatatgatatgataataaaaacttgaaaatttataTGTTCCACTCTCCTCGAGTATGTATCTCTCACgataattttatgatatttttattctatcatataacaatatattgcatttagataaataataattattcttatcagtcactattcattacttcacactttatatcttataaaaaaaaaaatttacacacaatattttttataacattttatacaaatatattttaaattaaaggtatttttataaaatatcttataaaaataatattattttataaaaatactctcattttataacattgttgtataatatattgtataatgtattgtgtgtatatcattattttaaaaaaaattatcaaatgtgAAGTATGGAGGTAAATAATGATTAATGTATAACAAAACTCCTCAACTTAATATGCATGCTTATATCCAACCAAATACTTAGCAAGGCTAAACGTCTGAAAAAACTGTGAGATTATCAAAGTTTTGTGCTACACTTGGCACTTGCATATCCGAATACAGTACAAATAATTTCCCATCGTTAAAATCTGTTACTAGAACTTACAATATAGATAACGGCGTAACGTTACCCGATACGAGAAAAGGACGGAAAAGgccttcttttccttctttctttcttgctttttttGGTCAAAGTCAAACCTAAACAAGTTGCTCCGCCaagaatcaaaatcaaaatcaaaactcaGGGCCACAGGCGGGGATTTGTTCGAgtgaaaaaccctagagagacaGAGAATGGAGCACAGTCACGAACACCATCAAGCAACGGACAGCTTGGTGAACCTCTTCACAAAGGCGAACCACGATCTGACCGTGGTTCAGCACAGGCTCGAGAAGGAGTTTCAACAAGTGTACCCAGACAATGTAAGAACAGTCTATTCCCTAATTTCGGCATTATTCCttgacttttattatttttcatttcttacttggtaaatatatgtgtttttttgtCTCTTAATTCTAAGTTTGTTTGGTTTGCCTAGAAAACTCTGAGAAATTTCGGTTTTTCAATTTCTGTCTTCGGTAATtatgaaattgaaatatattctgGAGGATAAAAAAGACTCAAATCCGAAGCTTTTCATTatcaaatgagaaataaaacaGCTGGTGCTGGGTTTTGAATATCATGCTGAGTCTTGTCTTGGAGGTAAATCTCATGCAAGGTATTGTTTCGTTTGAAAAGATAAATGTGGGAAcccaatttttcattttctattttactttctttactGATAAGAAAACTATTTTACTTTCTAAAGTTGAATTTCGTTCCTTTTTAATTGTTTACTTaggaaaaaagttttaaaaatttgtattcCTGGTTATAGGCACTGTTTGATTGCTAGGAAGCTGCGAGGAAACTGTTGCAGTaggaaatatctcatcttatagtTTTGGATTCTAATGAtgatatttgatttattttttgttacaaGCATGCaatgattaaaatgatttttttttttttttataggtaatcaaagatatattattcatagaaatagacaaagcccaggtacacaggaaatatacatgaaaaaacGCCTAACTAGAGGTTgcaatagaaagaagaagatcatggacactaAGTCCGTTACAAACTATAGCCCCTGCCCATAGgaacaatgacttaaaaaagaaactttaattttttttttttataagtaaatagaTGGTTTGAGAAAGAGCAAGACCAAGGGAgaagctagagagagagagagaaggttgAAAACAGTTTAATGAaggtttaaaaaatgattaatatgaatttagatGGTTTCTGTGAAAAAGCTGAAGAAAATAAACTTCAAAGTGTATTGTTTGCTTTATTTGGCGGctctttgttttttaataaggtTTGACTTGTTTGACAGCtcgtttatagtatattttatgTCCATTCATATAGGAGCCAAGTAAGTGTTAACATGGGCCTTcagtatttattttctcatttatttttcaaatttcattgcCTTTCTTTCTTCCAGCTACTTGGGCAGTGGAAACCAGAGCAATGATGTCATTTACATACATTTCCTTTTGTTCTTGGAATTATTCCCATTATGGTTATGATGGGGGGATTTCATATTTTGAATGTTTTCTGCAGGCAAATCCAATGAAATTAGTGTCTAGAATAAAGAAGATACAAGAAGATCTGTTGACCTTGAAAGAACAGTGTCACGAACTTCTGGCAGCCAAACAGGTACTTTCTTCTTTGATCACTTTAAACTTTAAAGGAAGAGATAAGATATTCTAATCTCTGACTACATATATCAATAATATCATCTCATTCTTGTTTCTGGAAAATGATATCTCACTAAATGAAGACCTGATTATATGATGTGACCGCTTATTCTATGTTCTATGCTGTTCTAAGTGATGAAGAAAAATCCgtaacaaaataagaaaatagtgggagtatgtttttattttttttagtgaagtCTTGTTACTTATGGGAAAGAGAAGGGAGTGGCCTCtgaagttaatttttatttattactgaTTGCGCTTTCAGGATTTAATTGATAAGGCTCAAACCACTCTTGTTGGGAACAGAAGTTTGCTGCAGCGAATGCAAGCTTCTGTGGGCATCCCCTTCACCAGTGATTCTGATGACCCTGCATATGCTAATTTCAACCAGGTATTTTTTAGTCCTGAGATATGTCTTGGTGGACTCCACTTGTGTTGCTTAAATCTTTAATAGTAGAAATCTGCTGCCTACCTACATGTTTGAATCTTTGATAGTATAAATATTCTAAACCTAATTGAAATGTGAACTATTTTTTATCACAATGCCAATGGAAGAGATCGAAACTTATATGTAGGAACATCACATGTTCTCCACAATATAGTCTGGTAAACATTCTGGAAGTCACATAAAAATTGAGTGCCTCTGTTGCATATTACGTTTCATTTGGATTGCAAAGTTAAAACTTTTTAGTCCTCCTACTTATAACGATGGTATATGATTTTTGGGtaactttttctcttctccaaTCCATTTACTTAGTTGATACTCTCTTCAAATTTAGAGCAATCAATAAACTTGTTTGTAACTTCAATCTTTTTTCTCAATCCTATTGCCAGCGTGAAAGAAAACCGAACAAAACTCAGTTTCTCCCATCTTTACAGCAACCAATTGGAGAAcctagaatttattatttgacCTTGTTAACTATTATTTAGAAGGTTGTACTTCTTCCTACGCCTCAAAACAAAAGcttatttttttggaaaggTTGCCTTTTTTCCAAGTGGTGTATGGAGCGTTTGCATCACTTGCCAGCAAGCAACCAAGATTGAACACATGGCGGGGCTTTTCTTGTTGGGAAATACCTCTGAAAATGTAATTGGTAGCTTTCATCATACTGATAATGCATACACAAATGAGCCCTGCTACACTCAGTTTGTCACTTCTCCTCATTGATTCTAGGAAGACAAGCTCATCACCTTTTGGTCGTCAAATATGCAGGTCGTTGATGAGTGGGCAGTTCAAGTCAGATCTAGGACAGGTGAGGTTTTATAGCTGCACTTGATTTTCATGTTTCTTCAAACTATACTGATGAGGGATGATTGATGATTAATGAAGGAAAACTTATAGTTCATGAAAGCAATGTTCTtatctacttatcaaaaaaaaaaaaaaaaaaacgcaatgTTCTTATCATATGTGTGAACTCAACATGATCTGAGATGTgatgttttgataaaataaaatggatggCATTAAGTTTCTGCTTAACCGTAGACATAGCATTAAGTTGGAATCAAGTGATGAACTGGAAATGTGTCAGTAATGGATTGTGTGAATCTCGGAATTAAAATGTAGCTTGGTTATTGTGCTCATTATATGTTTCACTGTGCTATGTTGCCTCGTTTGCTCCATTTATGTCTCTATTTGACCTAATTTAGCTCTTAAGCTTTTCATACCTAAGCAGTATGGGGCAGCCGAGATGAGATTGGGTGGCTGTTTAAGATTGTAACAGTGCACTTTATTAGCAGCATTGACAGATAGGACTGTATGAGTTGGATATAAAAGACAGATAGTGGGGAAATGTGTTCTGTTTGGTGCAAGAACTAACACTTTTCCTGACGTGCTAGATCAGTATTTAATAAGTTACCGAGGACAATGCTAGCAAGGCAAGCAAGTTCTTTTTATACCATATATTGAGCAGTTAATTGTTTCTTATGCAGGGGATGAGCAGCATGAATCGGACTCTAAGGATATCAACAAATTACTCTTCTCAGCTATAGTTCAAACCAACTGAAAATGCTGAAAAATGTTCGGGGGCCAAGCATAATATTGTAGTGTGAAATTAGAGCACAAGGAATAGAAACTTGTAGTGTGGCCAACAACTTTTGTGCAGGGAAGGTGTTGTTGATTGTATTAATTGAGTCGATTTCATGTGAAAATTGGATTGTTTATGACAATGTATTCTACttgaaaaaacagaaaaaaaaaaaaattaaaaaatcagtCTAGTTCGAACTTATGCTGAAAATGTAGTGTATTTATCTCAGATCAGCTAGTTGAGCCATATGGATTTTTGGATAagaattttctcaatttcactGGAAATGAATGAGTATTTATTTAGCACAAAATATTCGATGTTTTAATCATTTCACTTGTCCACCTAATTAGACAACGCCTAAAATATATCCAACTTGTGTGCTGGGTGGATTTTCTCCATTTCAagtggaataaataaataaaatctgaaTTCTTACCTTGAGACTGGTTAGAAAGGCAATACAGTGAGTTTCGTTTCTGATAAGAGTAGATTATAACAATGGATTAGAGACCAATCAAACATGTCGccctttttaaattattataggGGCATGAGTTGGGATCAAGCTGATCAACATCAACCCCCTTGGGAGATGCTGCTGCGTGCTAGTGGCAAATTGATAGTCACCGGTGAAATTGGTTTCAATGATTGGACAAACGCTCATTTCCTGAGCTTGATATGATTCCTTTTTTATAGCCCAAATCTAGGCCCCCTATAGTGGATAGTGGAATAGATTTCGCATATTTTTGTCGTCACCCGCAATAAGATTGATCTTTTTTACTTCTCTGTCTCGAACACCTTGTTTGGTACAAAGCTTCCCAACCTGTGCTTAGTTTTGAGTGAGTCATTCAGGATTGGAGTGCTGTTGCTTCAATGTCCATTTGCATATAAAGACATGCCAAGCAAATGATAAAGCAAGTTTATACCATGCATTAATTTCACCTGGGGAAGAGGCAAGAATTATATGCATAGAGATGGATCAGAAATGAATCTCTTAGGTtgccaaatgattttttcttcccttttatcAAAGTGAAACACAAGTAGTAGCGGTTTTAGCTTTTGTCGAAAATGCCTTTTGCTTTCATCACTCGTCCATATGCTTATATCCACTATCTCTAACAAATTTCAAAAGCTTATGATGACAAAGGGAATGTCCTTTTTCTAGTGACCATTTGAAAGAATATATTCTGAGTGCTACCCTAACCCTTGAGAATGAGCTCACAATCATGGCTGCTGCTCCTTTTTTGGTACCTCATTGACAACCGATTGACCTTTTGAGATATACATAATCTTAATTTTCAAGGATATATCTTGTCTATGGACATATCCAGAAGAATTTGGGCAAAACGACGACCATTTGTCTCCAAGATTCATCACAACCCAAATTTTGTAGGCCGTCTCTAGCCTTATCACGGAAAATATTCCCCCGTCCCTTTTTTTCATTGGAATAAAATCCGATCAAACTCTAGATTTGATTatgaatagagagagagagagaaagagacttgtatttggaaataaaagaggAATCCGAATCACCCACCATTTATTGGATcagaattaatttataaaaagttaatttaAGTTCCTAATTAAGAAAGCGAGAGTTATATCCATTTATTTCAAAGATTTTGCTATGCATCAACTATTATTCATTCTTATATCTCATACCtgacagtttttcttttttatagaatatgagGTATTTTTCGTAAGATGTAGGTTGTGGGGTGTGGGGTAGTAAATAGTGactaataagaaaaattattcttctttcaaAGTCAAGCACGCattatttgtatgaaaaattattctcataagttactattcattatcCCACACCTTTGAAAAATactcacaccttatgaaaaaaattataagtgtaggatatgaaagtgaatagtaactaatgcatatatttatattgaataaatatagatagaagttactATTGAGAGCatccattttgcacacatgatgtggcatcatctagaccacacatctccctAAGTGAGTGTTAggaacaatcaactagaagcagccATGCAGTGAGTACAAAGTGTGCACTGTTACAATGGCTTATCTCTAGcattacttatttatattagcgaaagaaacaaaaaaaaaaatactctagtcacaaaatggtattataaaaataatcttacaagctgatgtagtttgatgtgatttatcagattataaaataatttttattataaaatatatctaataaattatataaaattacgttaatttataatattatttttatgtaatttttttttttatagctatAGAACATCTCAACAAAAATTGATGAGTTGCGGACTCGAATACATAAAGTAGCGTAGCGTGCATCATGCACGAGGCTGATGTATCACGAACTCATCTGTCCATGTTGATTGCACACTCACACTTTGGTCTACGAAAATGAATACACCATTTCCATTGACCAAATAGGCAAATACCCCTTTTTTATAAATGGTAAGACATCCATTAATTCTTTTTTCGTCAACTGTGTGGGACCCATCTTTAGATAATTAAGGAATGACTTGAATTGCGGTGCAGTTAAACCCTTTTTGGCCCCACATATTTTCTGGTTAATAAGGACGCAAATCCATACGACTTTCCCTACCAATTACCAACTAATGCTCATGCTTGAGGTAAGATCTAacaaatcttaatttaaattattttattattatttataaattattttatttttacttacatATTATCACATCCTATCTTACTATCCACAAGtgacttttagtttttttttttttttttccaataatgatacatacaacatttttcacaatacataatgtaaaatgagaatatttttataaagtgatattacttttatatggtattttataataatatccctcattttaaaatataattgtaaaatatattatgaaaagtattgtgtgtttatcatttttttctctcaagtcgtaaaattatttatctattattttataacaatcTACCATTCCTACGTATCACATTTCATCATTCTCCGTCCATCAATCTTTCAAATTAGAGTCGTGCTACACCCATTGAGGTTGTAGCTCGACAAATTGTCTTGATAAggctaaatgatttttttttttctcatgcatttttttatatccttgaatatttaaaaaaaaatcacaacatcattaatcaCTAAGCAAAACAAAATGTCGTGACCCATCATCGGAAgaagtagcattattcttcaAATTAATCTATGAATGAGGTAATGTTTGGAAACTAAATTGTTCTTAGACTATTTCACCATTATTTATCAACagttcattattattcacaaactattcactatcacgctaataatattttatttggaagtttcaaactaataattttctttaccaaatatcattcaaatacaaatactttcaaagtaattattataacttttctaaatttttaaataaaaataaaaaaataaaaaataatttaacatttttaaataaaaaataaaaataatattaaaaaactatattctaaaaatattttaattttataatattttttatttaattttttatctctcattttctaacAAATCGATTCAATTATATTTGTGTTATTTAAATAGGATtccggttttgaaaaatatataattcaggtaagagataaaaataataaggaaaaagaatcatattctatataatattatttattatttaattatagtcttaataaaaaataaagatgttaaataaaaaaaacaaatattttcttatgataaaatatgtattcaacaatatatataacctgatgtaatatattacaatatataaaacttaataaatattgaattcaaactattttattattatgtataaattattttattattattgacaaaatcttcattttatctcataagCTATATAAATCATCTAATTTtgtctcatataattattataattttttcaaatttttatacaaaaaataataaaaaatttaaaatttttaaatctaaaaataaaaattatattttaataatatttttattaacttcaaatttttatctcatctgatgtcataatctcatatatGCAACCATTAAAATCGACAGAAATGAGAACATATTATGGCCATTACGTTGACAGGACAATTATGACAGCTTTGACCGATGAGAAAAGCCAGGCCTTGGTACTTCTTCAGGGCATGGGGCGATGATTCACTGACCAATACGAGAGGGAGACAGAGATCACTGTTCACCCAAATGATCTGTTTGAAAACTGCAAAAGTAGGTGCACAGAAATTTCGTCAGACTATCGTATAACCAAATTCCAAAACTCAAAACCGCGTGGAACCCAAATTTGTTTAACTTCTCCTCTGTTCTATGTTTTTtccaatatataaattgactaatcattttgaaattatGCTTGCACGAGGTTTTCAAAATTGATAccttttttcttataagtataaaacaatatttatatttttaagtatagaAAATTTAAGCTTACTCGTTTTCTCAAACAAAGAGTGCCTACCATGATAGGGAGATGATATGGGCAAAGACGGAAACGAAGACCCATCTATTAAGGAGAATGATAATGATCAAAATCGAGATCATAGCAATTTAAATCAATGTCAATGCCAAGATTCTTGCCTTTTGTAACATccaaaatgaatttaaatacTACATACATTTTTATTGTGTTTACTACCTCTTTAAtagttgtatatttttcaaatcctagATTTTGTATTCTTTCCTAAAATAGGACTCAagcattgtatatatatatatatatatattactctgatcaaatcaatatatttgcaatatcttATTTCTCTTATACCGTCCTCGTTCAAATTCTTTTATGCTCAATCTAActagagttttgctactcatgtTGTCAATTTTCTAGCAatatttcatcatctttttataCTTAAGTggtttataaatttagattatgaataataattatatagataaatttataaatgatttgagtatgaataataattatatagataaatttatcttataaaaattaatttaggaacagaaaaaacaaataaaaaattgttgtaCTCAAAATTTTATCAGTAATGTTCTAAgtacaaattattaaataagaattttatttgttatcttGAGATTTGTTGTGCATTCATACTCATTGATATGAAACGTTTTAGATGGTATCATTTAAGgatgaaatttgaaatcacttaaaatttcataattttttatctagagttcttctatatacagtcgttAGATATAACTGGCATGCAGTCGTCTATATCAtgtaagatttaaaataaattgtttactCTTTCTCTAAATGCACATATTCTCT
This genomic interval from Juglans microcarpa x Juglans regia isolate MS1-56 chromosome 4D, Jm3101_v1.0, whole genome shotgun sequence contains the following:
- the LOC121261710 gene encoding spindle and kinetochore-associated protein 2, with translation MEHSHEHHQATDSLVNLFTKANHDLTVVQHRLEKEFQQVYPDNANPMKLVSRIKKIQEDLLTLKEQCHELLAAKQDLIDKAQTTLVGNRSLLQRMQASVGIPFTSDSDDPAYANFNQVVDEWAVQVRSRTGDEQHESDSKDINKLLFSAIVQTN